The sequence TTCGATATATATAGATATGGATGTAATTAAATTAGAGGATGGATATATGATTCTTACTGGATCAGATATATGGCTTACTAAATTAGATAAAAGAGGAAATTTGATATGGGAAAAATGCGTTTCTTCAGGAAATCGTGAGCTTCCTGCCACGATAGTTGAATTGGAAGACGGATTTGCTATCGGAGGATATGCAGAAAGAGTAGATAATGACCTTTTCCTTATTAAAACAGATAAAAGCGGGGATTTATTATGGAGGAAAACATATGGAAAGAAAGGAGTTGCAGAATTTGGAGGAAGAGTTATAAAGGTAAGGGGAGGATTTTTATTAGTGGGTGAGCAAGCTGACATATTTTGGGTCTTAAAAGTAGATGAGGAAGGAAATGAAATATGGAATAGAACATTTTTTGAGAAAGGAAAAGAATGGGGAGAAGGATGCGATGCGCTTGAAATAGAAGATGGATATCTTCTATTGGGCCTATGCTATTCTAATGGCAGGATAGGTTTGGTTAAAGTAGATGAGAATGGAAATGAAATATGGAATAAAACATATTCCAGAGGAGCATATGAAGGAGATGCAACAATAATTAAGATAGAAGATGGCTACCTTATTGGAGGATGGGGAGAGCTAGGCTCGTTTTTATTAAAAATAGATAAGGAAGGAAATATAATATGGTATAACAATTATTTGGGAGGATCTATTTTCTTTAAAGATATTGGTGAAGTAGAAGATGGATATACTGCAGTTGGCTACTGGCAAATAAAAAATATTGGAGGATTTGATATATTGTTGCTAAAAGTGGATAAAGATACGGGATACCCTATATGGTATAAAAATTTTGGAGGAAGAGATGATGATTTTGGATATAGACTACTTATAGAGAATAAGAGTTATTTAATATTTGGACAATATGGAAAAAGAGGCCCTCAAAGAGGAAAGGGTGTAATGATAAAATGCGCTGATTATGCCCCTCCAGAAATAAACATTACAAGACCAAAAGAAAATTATCTTTATATTTTTGATAGAGAAATAATGCCATATGATTATACTTTTGTTATAGGAAAAATAACAATAGAAGCAGAGGTTTATAATCCATCAAATGCAATTATAAAAAGAATTGAATTTTATATTGATAGGATTAGAGAATATACCTATGAGCCAGTGAAAATTTTGTATTCACCTCCATATCAATGGACTGTTGATATTCCGCTTCATGGATGGATAACATTAACAGCTGGATTATATTATGGAGATGCTGAAGGAGTAGTTGGAGTCAGAAAAGATATGAGAATAATAAAGTTGATATAATTTTTTCCTCAAAATCAAAGGTTAAGTAGCTTCATTCTATCTAAAAGGATTATTATCTTCCCATATTTTCTGCATCATAGAGAAATATTCTTAATAATTTTTTCAGATGATCAATATCATTTCATTTCCTATCTCCTTACGAAATTTGCGGAAAATCTCTGCAAGGGTTTATAAATGGATAAAAAATTTATAAGCAATGTATAAGCTTCCAAAAGAAGAGGAAATAAGAAGAGCAATTTTCAATGCAATTAAAAAGGAGAAAGGCTTTAATTCATTAAAAGATTTCAGGAACAAAATTTTGAATGAATTGAAAAAAATTGATGAAAATTATAAAATAAGCACTGGAAGAGCAAGAAATATGATAGCCCGCTCGGGTTTTGTAAAAATATCAACAAAAAATAAAAAATCGAACAAAAAAATTTTAAAATGCCCTGTTTGCGGCGGGTCGGTTGAAAAAATAAAAAATTTGTCATTGCTTGGAGAAAAAATTGTTGTTGGATATAGATGCAAAATTTGCGGATATAAAGCCGGTAAAGGAGAAATGCCCTACAGATATGAATTTCATTTTACCAAATAATTATTTATATCAAATTTATTTTTCTTGTGCAGGGGTAGCCAAGCCAGGCCAACGGCGCAGGACTTAAGATCCTGTGGTGAAGTCCTTCGGGGGTTCAAATCCCTCCCCCTGCATTTTCGCTAAGTTTTTATATAACCAAAATTTTCTATCCGATGGAAAATATAGAGAAAGGCATTATAGTGGAGGTAGAGGATGTAAAACAGGCTATTGAGGTAGATAAGATTGCTCATGGAGTTTTTATCAGGAATTTTGATGTTGAAGTGATGGAGGAAATAAAAGAAGCTGTTTCAATTCCATTAATTGCAAGCTGTAGGGTCGGACACTTTATTGAGGCAAAAATTCTTGAAAAAATAGGAGTGGATATAATAGATGAAAGCGAGTCAGGTGATATGGAATATATAAAAAAGAAGGATTTTTCAATTCCTTTTATGTGTAAGATTAATAGCATAGAAGAGGCAGTTGATAGAATAGAGGAAGGAGCAAAAATACTGAGAACTGATTTTGGAGCCCTTGAAGATGTTTTATGGCTTATAAAAGAGGGAAAAGAAAAGAAATTGAAAGCTCTGCTTTTTGTCGCTCTTGAAATAGCATCTCCCGCCGATGTTGCCTTTCTTTTTCAGACGGGAGCGGATGCAATTATTGTTTCATCAAATGTATTTCGCTCTCCTAATCCACCAAAACTCATTGATAGCATAGTGAGCGCATCCTTGAACTACAATAATATAGAAAAAATAGTTGAATTGAGCAGAAAAATTAAAAAAATTCTGCCTTCTGAAGCGAAACAAATATAAAGATGTTTTTAATTATTGTATTGGAGGCTGAAAAATGAAAGGAAAAGCGAAAATAGCGGTAGGAATTGTGGTGTTATTAGCAATATCTGCGATAAGCTTTGGAATAACAATGCAAACCCAACAGAGCAAACCAATAACAAAATTGCAGGAAAAAATAAAGACAACAGATATATCTGGAAATGAAAAAGTAGAGGGCTACCTTCTTGACAGCTACATAAGAGATGATAGCGAAGAAACCCTTTTGCTTGCTGAAGGAGATGATGCTGGTTATAATGTTGATACAGGAAACGAATTCAAGAGAGCATTGCCAATATATCCTGGAGAGGTTAGAGATTTAGCACCTGGGAGAAAATTCAGCGGGCAACTCGAGCCAGGGAGGGATAATGAGGATTGGTATTCCTTCTCTGTATGTGAAAAACAGAAGATAAAGGTTACACTTAACCCAACTTCAAATTTTGACTTACAGCTTTCAAAACCGGATGGAAGCGCTGTTGCAACTTCTGCAAATGCAGGGAATGCTGCTGAAAGCATTGAATTTACTGCAGATACCACTGGGTTATGGGGAATTCGCATATATGCAGGGAGTGGGGCAAGCGCTGGCGGTTATACATTTGATGTTAAAATAGAAGGGCAGAATGACGCTGGCACGGGCAAGGATGCGGGAAACAGCATTTCTCAGGCAACAAAAATAACTCCTGGCACATATAATGGCTATATGGATATGAATGACTGGGAGGACTGGTATAGCTTTGATGTAAGTGCTGGACAGGGAATAAAAGTTGAAATAAGTCCGATGCAGAAATCAGATTTTGATATACATTTATATGACCCAAGTGGAAATTGGGTTTATAGCGCTCAATATTATGGAGATGATACTCTTGAATATCCCGTGGATAAAAGCGGAACATGGTATATAAAAATAGATATGTTCCCAGGATGGGATAAAAGCAAATGGCCAGAAAATTACTTCCTATATGGCTCTGGAGTATATAAATTAACATTGACTGTTGGAGTAAGCGCATCTCCTCCACCTGGTCCCATACCACAGCCAGAGATAATTCCTGTTGCGCAAACTTTTGTTGTGAATGATGATCCAAATAGTAATAAAGATGAGTATGCATATATAGCTGCGATACCAGCTGCAAACTATGTTAAAGATGGAAAGAGATATGTTTCTCCAATAGTTTATAGAGGAG is a genomic window of Thermoplasmatales archaeon containing:
- a CDS encoding Ig-like domain-containing protein, which produces MKKILIASIALILPSVILSSSLNIKNINDDEWNVKFELPSIYIDMDVIKLEDGYMILTGSDIWLTKLDKRGNLIWEKCVSSGNRELPATIVELEDGFAIGGYAERVDNDLFLIKTDKSGDLLWRKTYGKKGVAEFGGRVIKVRGGFLLVGEQADIFWVLKVDEEGNEIWNRTFFEKGKEWGEGCDALEIEDGYLLLGLCYSNGRIGLVKVDENGNEIWNKTYSRGAYEGDATIIKIEDGYLIGGWGELGSFLLKIDKEGNIIWYNNYLGGSIFFKDIGEVEDGYTAVGYWQIKNIGGFDILLLKVDKDTGYPIWYKNFGGRDDDFGYRLLIENKSYLIFGQYGKRGPQRGKGVMIKCADYAPPEINITRPKENYLYIFDREIMPYDYTFVIGKITIEAEVYNPSNAIIKRIEFYIDRIREYTYEPVKILYSPPYQWTVDIPLHGWITLTAGLYYGDAEGVVGVRKDMRIIKLI